One genomic segment of Rubeoparvulum massiliense includes these proteins:
- a CDS encoding AzlD domain-containing protein produces the protein MEMSTSFLLLVLGGTMMTAIPRILPLAVLSQFDLPRWMLQWLRHIPIAIMAALLAQELFVPTEEFPSLWGNWRLLAALPALLVALFTRSLMGTVMVGVITLMILRGMF, from the coding sequence ATGGAGATGAGCACATCCTTCCTCCTCCTTGTTCTTGGTGGCACCATGATGACTGCTATTCCTAGAATCTTACCCCTAGCCGTCCTAAGCCAGTTCGATCTACCAAGATGGATGCTACAATGGCTTCGCCATATTCCCATCGCCATCATGGCAGCACTACTAGCACAAGAACTGTTTGTCCCAACCGAGGAATTCCCCTCCCTGTGGGGGAACTGGCGACTCCTCGCTGCTCTCCCTGCTCTATTGGTTGCCCTCTTTACCCGCAGTCTGATGGGAACCGTTATGGTTGGTGTCATCACCTTGATGATTCTACGGGGGATGTTTTAG
- the thpR gene encoding RNA 2',3'-cyclic phosphodiesterase — protein sequence MNREPHYFLAIPIPPAQRLLMKQLMEQLAARFPFQTWVHPDDTHITLHFFGNRTSMELERIVAAFSQEFQERSFPPFYLRVSHGGTFGQPEKPRILWLGLKGDLPPIHRLHARLEQRIIQLGFPHEERAYRPHITIARRFAGDRFQLEQLQHTLSKWPAIPQLEEPFLVDHFVLYQTCFDQLPMYRQLHTFELRQG from the coding sequence TTGAATCGTGAACCTCATTATTTCTTGGCCATTCCTATTCCACCAGCACAGCGTCTTCTCATGAAGCAACTCATGGAGCAATTGGCTGCCCGCTTCCCGTTTCAGACGTGGGTACATCCTGACGATACACATATTACACTTCATTTCTTTGGTAATCGGACAAGCATGGAGCTCGAGAGGATTGTGGCGGCATTCTCTCAAGAGTTTCAAGAAAGATCCTTTCCCCCTTTTTATTTACGGGTAAGTCATGGGGGAACCTTTGGACAACCAGAGAAACCACGCATTCTCTGGTTAGGTTTGAAGGGTGATCTCCCGCCGATCCATCGCCTCCATGCTCGGCTCGAACAGCGGATTATCCAGCTTGGCTTTCCCCACGAAGAACGGGCTTATCGCCCTCATATTACCATAGCACGCCGTTTTGCCGGGGATCGCTTTCAGCTCGAACAGCTTCAGCATACCTTAAGCAAGTGGCCAGCTATCCCACAGCTTGAGGAGCCCTTTCTCGTAGATCATTTTGTGCTTTATCAAACCTGCTTCGATCAGCTTCCCATGTATCGACAGCTTCATACATTTGAGCTCCGACAAGGCTAG
- a CDS encoding DUF4397 domain-containing protein: protein MTAYLRLLHASPGAPAVDVYANGLKIASNLDYREFTPYLALPTGSYNIQVFPAGRRTNPVLTSNLTVPPNSIQTVAVIDQLPHLRLLPMPEPRMERRPNLVHLRFAQLSPNAPAIDLRLSHGATLFRNIHFGQVTPYISLHPGTYTLDLYRAGTNERLLHVPNVHLHGNRFYTVDAIGLVGGRPPLEVLIPLDGNSYLTS from the coding sequence ATGACTGCGTATCTCCGTCTTCTTCATGCATCGCCTGGTGCACCTGCTGTAGATGTTTATGCCAATGGCTTAAAAATAGCCAGTAATCTAGACTACCGAGAATTTACTCCCTATCTCGCCTTACCAACAGGCTCATACAATATCCAGGTCTTTCCTGCTGGTCGTCGTACCAATCCCGTCTTAACAAGTAATCTAACTGTCCCTCCCAATTCCATTCAGACTGTTGCTGTCATCGATCAGCTCCCCCATCTCCGTTTACTACCTATGCCTGAACCAAGAATGGAACGACGGCCCAATCTCGTTCATCTCCGTTTTGCCCAGCTCTCTCCCAATGCCCCTGCCATCGACCTCCGCCTCTCCCATGGCGCTACACTATTTCGAAATATTCACTTTGGCCAGGTGACACCGTATATTTCACTCCATCCTGGAACATATACGCTAGATCTCTATCGAGCGGGGACCAATGAACGTCTTCTTCATGTTCCTAATGTACATCTCCATGGAAATCGCTTTTATACCGTCGATGCCATCGGCCTTGTCGGCGGTCGTCCTCCATTAGAGGTATTGATTCCGCTGGATGGCAACTCTTATTTAACCTCGTAA
- a CDS encoding phosphate-starvation-inducible PsiE family protein: protein MNRILHYIFKWSEWLIATLLFAVILFSFIEMIMVLGDNVQQHSLINNYKMILSEVLLLAVGLELILLIIRKDVYLVIDILILAISRKLIFYEESVDMLISVFAILLLLLFKYLIQRGNKQKRSDA, encoded by the coding sequence ATGAATCGCATATTGCATTATATTTTTAAATGGAGTGAATGGCTTATCGCCACCTTACTCTTTGCTGTTATCCTCTTCAGCTTCATTGAAATGATCATGGTTCTTGGCGACAATGTGCAACAGCACTCCTTGATCAATAATTACAAGATGATCCTCTCTGAGGTTCTCCTCCTTGCTGTTGGCTTGGAGCTGATCCTGCTCATCATTCGTAAGGATGTCTATCTCGTTATCGACATTCTAATCCTCGCCATTAGTCGAAAATTAATCTTCTACGAAGAGAGTGTGGATATGCTGATCAGCGTATTTGCCATCTTACTCTTGCTGCTCTTTAAATATTTGATCCAACGAGGGAATAAACAGAAGCGTTCAGATGCATAG
- a CDS encoding spore coat protein CotJB: MYQPMKQAPLQMPEYQMPVCETMDWRKTLMELQTVEFALVELQLYLDTHPQDGRAVMQYNALSQQLHQLKCRYEQEFGQLMHYGFSPATMPYDWIKTPWPWEIEY, from the coding sequence ATGTATCAGCCAATGAAGCAGGCACCTTTACAAATGCCTGAATATCAGATGCCTGTTTGTGAAACCATGGATTGGCGCAAAACCCTTATGGAGCTACAAACTGTGGAATTTGCCCTGGTGGAATTACAGCTCTATCTGGATACACATCCCCAAGATGGGCGAGCAGTTATGCAGTACAATGCCCTTTCTCAGCAGCTACATCAGTTGAAATGCCGGTATGAGCAGGAATTTGGTCAGTTAATGCATTATGGATTCTCTCCAGCAACCATGCCCTATGATTGGATCAAAACACCATGGCCGTGGGAAATTGAGTACTAG
- a CDS encoding HAD family hydrolase, translating to MLRITIPGRETLELQHAVFDFNGTLAMDGKVPLTVREGIKQLAHSIQLHVITADTNGTVAEECADLPIHIHVIAPGQQAEQKAAYIKDLSGDVVVFGNGSNDELMFQEAALAIAILGTEGCATSTLLQSDMVVPAMENALELFFQTNRLIATLRK from the coding sequence GTGTTAAGAATAACCATACCAGGCCGTGAAACCTTAGAGCTTCAACATGCGGTCTTTGATTTTAATGGTACATTGGCGATGGATGGGAAGGTGCCCCTTACTGTTCGGGAAGGGATCAAGCAATTGGCACATTCCATCCAGCTCCATGTGATTACAGCAGATACCAATGGTACGGTGGCGGAGGAGTGTGCTGATTTACCTATTCATATTCATGTGATTGCTCCTGGTCAACAGGCTGAGCAAAAAGCAGCCTATATTAAGGACTTATCTGGTGATGTGGTGGTCTTTGGTAATGGAAGTAATGATGAACTGATGTTTCAGGAGGCAGCGTTAGCCATTGCCATCTTGGGTACGGAAGGGTGTGCCACATCCACATTATTACAGAGTGATATGGTGGTTCCTGCCATGGAGAATGCTTTGGAACTCTTCTTTCAGACCAATCGCTTAATCGCTACACTACGTAAATAA
- a CDS encoding 5'-nucleotidase C-terminal domain-containing protein produces the protein MAKSKRITSLLLALVLLVTFSLPAMASNDTQYFTDISQSTYQEAIVSLHEMGVVSSAPDHLFRPEDKLTKAEATALLIRGFHLSKVQPIPAEDPTMEKSFTYTDPLQVIDDSFSIPSAADLVGHWGIQYVEGLIKVRAVEVEGKTFTPSTSVTKAEWSKMLANVIFGVDQSKDVVKAAVEAGFIDATVATSTEAITRAEAAGMLAKILNNPEFKVVTIFATSDIHGHLQPYTPRGAQHEIGALAKMSQVINEMRAYQPNTLLIDCGDAPYNTNITNLFEGASAIEVMNQMQYDAMAIGNHDFDFPLTVMERNAKTANFPFLSANTKYEGKTPSFIQPSVMKEIDGVKIAIVGITDDQSALYTHPRNVKGVTFDNEMEAAQKAVDQVRKEADVVIALAHLHGDNPVLPTKVNGIDIEIGGGQDVVGYPQLINDTYLISPGKHAELLNQINITMYQGKMVGLNFAPLFMTYNLPEDPAVKAIVDKYDEQLGNKMQEVVGTTTVELDGERQTARLKESNLANVIADSLRELTGADIALQNGGGVRASIDAGDITMAEVYATLPFDNTVVVVKATGKTIWAALENGVAQYPAAAGCFLQVSGLSYTFDASKEAGSRVVDVKVNGQPIDLEKTYTVVTNDFITGGGDGFTMMKEDTTLQLTTKHYLRDAFVEYLQKHTNMAPQNEGRITILNEATPEAK, from the coding sequence ATGGCTAAAAGCAAACGCATAACCAGTCTCTTACTTGCGCTAGTCTTGTTGGTAACATTCTCATTACCAGCCATGGCAAGTAATGATACACAGTACTTTACAGATATTAGCCAATCAACTTATCAGGAAGCCATTGTTTCATTGCATGAAATGGGCGTCGTTAGTTCCGCTCCTGATCATTTATTCCGACCAGAGGATAAGCTAACGAAGGCAGAAGCTACTGCTTTATTGATCCGGGGATTTCATCTCTCCAAGGTTCAACCCATTCCAGCAGAAGATCCTACTATGGAAAAATCATTCACATATACAGACCCCTTACAAGTGATTGATGATTCCTTCTCTATTCCATCGGCAGCGGATCTTGTAGGCCACTGGGGCATACAATATGTGGAAGGCTTGATCAAGGTTCGTGCAGTGGAGGTAGAAGGTAAGACCTTTACTCCAAGCACTTCTGTTACGAAAGCAGAATGGAGTAAAATGCTAGCCAATGTTATCTTCGGTGTAGATCAATCGAAGGATGTGGTGAAGGCTGCTGTAGAAGCAGGCTTCATCGATGCAACGGTGGCTACCTCCACTGAAGCGATCACACGGGCAGAGGCAGCAGGGATGCTTGCCAAGATTTTGAATAACCCTGAATTCAAGGTAGTTACTATCTTTGCTACTTCTGACATTCATGGCCATCTGCAACCTTATACTCCCCGTGGTGCCCAGCATGAGATTGGTGCATTAGCTAAGATGAGCCAAGTGATCAATGAGATGCGTGCTTATCAGCCCAATACATTGCTTATCGATTGCGGTGATGCGCCCTATAATACCAATATCACCAACCTATTTGAAGGTGCATCTGCCATAGAAGTGATGAATCAAATGCAGTATGATGCCATGGCCATTGGAAATCATGATTTTGACTTCCCACTCACGGTGATGGAACGGAATGCGAAGACTGCAAACTTCCCATTCTTATCAGCCAACACCAAGTATGAAGGAAAAACACCCTCCTTTATTCAACCATCTGTCATGAAAGAAATCGATGGTGTGAAGATTGCCATCGTTGGGATTACTGATGACCAAAGTGCGCTATATACACATCCTCGCAATGTGAAGGGTGTCACATTCGACAATGAAATGGAAGCAGCGCAAAAAGCAGTAGATCAAGTTCGTAAGGAAGCGGATGTTGTTATCGCTTTAGCCCATTTACATGGTGATAACCCTGTCCTCCCAACCAAGGTGAATGGTATTGATATTGAGATTGGGGGAGGTCAAGACGTAGTTGGTTATCCCCAATTGATCAATGATACCTATCTCATCTCCCCAGGTAAGCATGCAGAGTTATTGAATCAAATCAATATTACGATGTATCAAGGTAAAATGGTTGGTCTAAACTTTGCACCACTCTTTATGACCTACAATCTACCTGAGGATCCAGCAGTGAAAGCCATTGTTGATAAGTATGACGAGCAATTAGGGAATAAGATGCAAGAAGTAGTAGGAACCACAACGGTTGAACTGGATGGTGAGCGACAAACTGCTCGGTTAAAAGAATCCAATCTCGCCAATGTGATTGCCGATAGTCTACGTGAATTAACAGGCGCCGATATCGCTCTGCAAAATGGTGGTGGTGTACGCGCCTCCATTGATGCTGGTGATATTACCATGGCAGAAGTTTATGCTACCCTTCCCTTTGACAATACCGTTGTAGTAGTGAAAGCAACTGGTAAGACGATCTGGGCAGCCTTAGAAAATGGTGTAGCTCAATATCCAGCAGCAGCTGGTTGCTTCCTCCAAGTTTCTGGCTTGTCCTATACCTTTGATGCCTCGAAGGAAGCAGGCTCTCGTGTTGTTGATGTGAAGGTTAATGGCCAACCCATCGATCTTGAGAAAACCTATACCGTCGTAACCAATGATTTTATCACGGGCGGTGGCGATGGCTTCACCATGATGAAAGAGGATACCACGCTTCAATTAACAACGAAACATTATCTTCGTGATGCCTTCGTTGAATATTTACAAAAGCATACGAATATGGCCCCACAAAATGAGGGACGGATTACAATCCTAAATGAAGCAACACCAGAAGCGAAGTAA
- a CDS encoding AzlC family ABC transporter permease: MTASRWIDFRKGIIDCLPTVLGYLSIGFAAGVVERTAGFSMLEIALFSLLLYAGSAQFIAAGMWASGASITAIIFTIFLANLRYLLLSAALAPYFKGQPVWKNSLLGYQLTDETFAVAANNLTRHGSLNTTWMFGLNLTAYLNWFIANIAGGFVGEWIGDPKVYGLDFALPAMFIGLIVLQMQERKEWPLDLSVAAIAIILTLLFTIFMPVGFSVILATLCAATWGMGVERWR, from the coding sequence ATCACCGCTTCCCGGTGGATCGATTTCCGTAAAGGAATAATCGATTGTCTTCCTACTGTATTAGGCTATTTAAGCATCGGTTTTGCTGCAGGTGTTGTAGAACGAACTGCTGGTTTTAGCATGCTGGAGATCGCTCTCTTCTCTCTCCTCCTCTATGCTGGATCTGCACAGTTTATTGCAGCAGGCATGTGGGCATCAGGTGCCTCCATTACTGCCATTATCTTTACGATCTTTCTCGCCAATCTCCGTTATCTACTTTTAAGTGCAGCGCTTGCCCCTTATTTTAAGGGACAACCTGTGTGGAAAAATTCACTCCTAGGTTATCAACTAACCGATGAAACCTTTGCTGTAGCTGCGAATAATCTCACACGTCATGGTAGTCTCAACACCACCTGGATGTTTGGACTCAATCTCACTGCTTATCTCAACTGGTTTATCGCCAACATTGCCGGTGGCTTCGTGGGCGAATGGATCGGGGATCCGAAGGTCTATGGATTGGACTTTGCCTTACCTGCCATGTTCATTGGGCTTATCGTTCTGCAGATGCAAGAGCGAAAGGAGTGGCCACTGGATCTCAGTGTGGCTGCCATCGCTATTATACTTACGCTTCTCTTTACCATTTTCATGCCTGTGGGCTTCAGCGTTATTCTTGCCACCTTATGTGCTGCCACCTGGGGAATGGGGGTGGAACGATGGAGATGA
- a CDS encoding collagen-like protein, with translation MSCTINISAKKTCVKKVKLVKKRKVKKICKIPKKSFNKKLNICKPKKKRARQRVVIRKRKIIKVNCPPPKINIIAKAVAPGPQGSQGPQGPQGLPGTKGVAGIQGPPGQQGSQGLPGPQGVPGPQGPPGPPGSPKSLECHVLINHTTQLIPPAKKGSTTASKRLTTKIEKVCPGVVVICGLLQKELTYTAVQDGTEVSNHILLDEVAFQCLVEREDIKEGDQYEIVDQNICNIDTHEANFGNASNQENQANTLAFKFVESDMVKVTIIKII, from the coding sequence ATGAGTTGTACGATTAACATCTCAGCAAAAAAAACATGCGTAAAAAAAGTTAAACTAGTCAAAAAAAGAAAAGTAAAAAAAATATGTAAAATACCAAAGAAAAGTTTTAATAAAAAGCTAAATATATGCAAGCCAAAGAAAAAACGGGCAAGGCAGCGTGTCGTTATTCGTAAAAGAAAAATTATAAAAGTAAATTGTCCCCCACCAAAGATAAATATTATTGCAAAAGCAGTAGCGCCTGGTCCACAAGGGTCTCAGGGACCTCAAGGGCCTCAAGGTCTTCCTGGGACAAAAGGAGTTGCAGGCATCCAAGGGCCTCCTGGACAGCAAGGATCACAAGGTCTTCCAGGACCTCAGGGAGTACCAGGACCCCAAGGGCCTCCGGGGCCTCCAGGATCCCCAAAATCACTGGAATGTCATGTTTTAATCAATCACACTACACAACTAATTCCTCCTGCGAAGAAAGGTAGCACTACTGCTTCAAAAAGGCTAACCACTAAAATTGAAAAAGTCTGTCCTGGCGTGGTTGTAATTTGTGGTCTGCTTCAAAAAGAATTAACCTATACTGCAGTACAAGACGGAACAGAAGTTTCAAACCATATACTATTAGATGAAGTGGCTTTTCAATGTTTAGTTGAACGAGAAGATATCAAAGAAGGCGATCAATATGAAATTGTCGATCAAAACATTTGTAATATAGATACTCATGAAGCCAACTTTGGAAATGCTAGTAATCAAGAAAATCAAGCAAACACGCTAGCGTTTAAGTTTGTTGAAAGTGATATGGTTAAGGTTACTATTATAAAAATTATATAG
- the pepF gene encoding oligoendopeptidase F: MGNAVRYHSRTEIPEKYKWDLQKMYESDAAWEQKFEEMKRRLPELKEYEGKLASSAKTLLEALQLKDYLLEHILRLYNYAHMSSDQDTANSTYQGLVDRAMGLYVQFGAAISYMTPELLAIPDETLEQYLQQPELSLYRHAIEQVTRLKAHVLSKEEEALLAQAGEIALAPNNIYNMLNNADLQFPNVHDEEGKEIPLTKGNFVPLQQSPDREVRKEVFHTFYERYKNYNNTFAAMLNAAVKRTVFNARVRKYSSALEAALDEDNIPVEVYSNLLETVEKYLPQMHRYIRLRKQLLGVDELHMYDIYTSMVKDVDLVIPYEEAKEKVVEGLQPLGEEYLQVVRKAYESRWIDVYETPGKRGGAYSSGTYGTAPYILLNQMDNLDSMFTLAHEMGHSVHSYYSRATQPFVYSDYTIFVAEVASTTNESLLIHHLLEQTNDRQLKMYLLNHYLDQFKGTVFRQTMFAEFEKLIHAHVEAGGSLTAEILNQFYLELNQKYYGPDMVSDPLIAVEWSRIPHFYNNFYVYKYATGFSAATALAQGILQKGEHAVAAYLQFLKSGGSAYSIQLLQRAGVDMTSTQPIAAALDVFTDILDQMEALMEE; the protein is encoded by the coding sequence ATGGGAAATGCCGTACGTTATCATTCACGAACAGAAATACCAGAAAAGTATAAGTGGGATCTACAGAAGATGTATGAGTCTGATGCAGCATGGGAGCAAAAATTTGAAGAGATGAAACGTAGGCTTCCTGAATTGAAGGAATATGAAGGGAAGCTAGCCAGTTCTGCAAAAACATTACTAGAAGCCTTACAATTGAAGGATTATCTCTTGGAGCATATTTTACGCTTGTATAATTATGCCCATATGAGTAGTGATCAGGATACAGCCAATTCCACCTACCAAGGACTTGTGGATCGTGCAATGGGCCTCTATGTACAATTTGGTGCAGCCATCTCTTACATGACACCAGAGCTCCTAGCCATCCCTGATGAAACCCTAGAGCAATACTTACAGCAGCCAGAGCTCAGCCTCTATCGCCATGCCATTGAACAGGTTACACGGTTGAAGGCACATGTCCTCTCCAAGGAAGAAGAGGCGTTACTAGCACAGGCAGGAGAGATTGCCTTAGCGCCCAACAATATTTATAACATGTTGAATAATGCTGACCTGCAATTTCCCAATGTTCACGATGAAGAAGGCAAAGAGATTCCATTAACCAAGGGAAATTTCGTACCCCTTCAACAATCCCCTGATCGTGAAGTACGGAAGGAAGTTTTCCACACCTTCTATGAGCGTTATAAGAATTACAATAATACCTTTGCTGCCATGCTCAATGCAGCGGTGAAGAGAACGGTATTCAATGCGCGAGTTCGGAAATACAGCTCCGCATTAGAAGCAGCCCTTGATGAGGATAATATTCCTGTTGAGGTTTATAGTAATCTATTAGAGACGGTGGAAAAATATCTGCCACAAATGCATCGTTATATTCGTCTTCGTAAGCAATTGCTAGGTGTAGATGAGCTACATATGTATGATATCTATACGTCCATGGTGAAGGATGTGGACCTGGTCATCCCATACGAAGAAGCCAAGGAGAAGGTTGTAGAGGGCTTACAACCATTAGGTGAGGAATACCTTCAGGTGGTACGTAAAGCCTATGAATCCCGTTGGATAGACGTCTATGAGACCCCAGGCAAGCGTGGTGGAGCCTATTCCAGTGGTACCTATGGCACAGCACCCTACATCTTATTGAACCAAATGGATAATCTCGATAGCATGTTCACCTTAGCCCATGAGATGGGTCACTCTGTTCACTCGTATTATTCCAGAGCGACTCAACCATTCGTCTATTCCGATTACACCATCTTTGTGGCAGAGGTGGCATCGACCACTAATGAATCGCTTTTGATTCACCACTTATTGGAGCAAACCAATGATCGGCAGTTAAAGATGTATCTACTCAATCATTATCTCGATCAATTTAAGGGAACCGTTTTCCGCCAAACCATGTTTGCAGAGTTTGAAAAGCTCATCCATGCCCATGTTGAAGCGGGTGGTTCTCTCACAGCGGAGATCCTCAATCAATTCTATTTGGAGCTCAATCAAAAATATTATGGACCAGACATGGTGAGTGATCCATTGATCGCTGTAGAATGGTCAAGGATCCCCCATTTCTACAATAATTTTTATGTGTATAAGTACGCTACAGGCTTCTCCGCAGCAACTGCCTTGGCACAAGGCATCTTACAGAAGGGTGAGCATGCTGTAGCAGCGTACTTACAATTCTTAAAGAGCGGCGGTAGCGCTTACTCTATTCAGCTTCTACAAAGAGCAGGTGTGGATATGACCTCTACCCAGCCCATTGCAGCAGCCCTTGATGTATTTACGGATATCCTTGACCAGATGGAAGCATTGATGGAGGAATAA
- a CDS encoding S-Ena type endospore appendage, which produces MSCKKGDSCCNMEVVSNCVACDWTLQGDENSSVGSPTENTVLSQIIYTVNGLCPIVSGKIKYCTANWPGEDATGRVAPLSVLVQFLRGQQVVETQQVYLGSCISFTAAKFDKIQVSRVSEDPGRFTLSGEFCITPNFTTH; this is translated from the coding sequence ATGAGCTGCAAAAAAGGTGATTCCTGTTGTAACATGGAAGTAGTTTCTAACTGTGTCGCATGTGATTGGACATTACAAGGTGATGAGAATTCAAGTGTAGGTTCTCCGACGGAAAATACTGTATTAAGCCAAATTATTTATACTGTAAACGGACTATGCCCCATTGTTTCAGGTAAAATTAAATATTGTACAGCGAACTGGCCAGGTGAAGATGCTACTGGTAGAGTAGCACCTCTAAGCGTGCTCGTACAATTTTTACGCGGCCAACAAGTAGTTGAGACTCAACAAGTATATTTAGGAAGCTGTATTTCCTTCACTGCTGCTAAGTTTGATAAGATTCAGGTGTCTCGGGTAAGCGAAGACCCTGGTCGTTTCACTCTTTCTGGTGAGTTCTGTATTACCCCTAACTTTACTACTCACTAA
- a CDS encoding S-Ena type endospore appendage, producing the protein MKTQVISNKAKATSKVAVNINCPIRKKKEVKCKKVKRKKLIKRKQPIIKIPTIKLPNINVPLTVTGSDSTSTATSNAINNISTIDQRFEEILKRTSKQTLSEKICEDFTLRCNSGAKVLWQAIGVCPIVTIKVENKSACNMVLSVHRSQDASASSQVILPDGVAIITADNLQKVEISCQGTANEECCGFFSLFIHIPLH; encoded by the coding sequence GTGAAAACACAAGTGATTAGCAATAAAGCAAAAGCCACTTCCAAAGTCGCAGTTAATATTAACTGCCCTATAAGAAAAAAAAAGGAAGTTAAATGCAAAAAAGTCAAGAGAAAAAAGCTCATAAAAAGAAAACAACCAATTATCAAAATCCCCACAATTAAACTGCCTAATATTAATGTGCCACTCACGGTTACTGGTTCTGACTCAACCTCAACTGCGACATCCAATGCCATCAACAACATTTCTACCATCGATCAACGGTTTGAAGAAATCTTGAAGCGAACATCCAAACAGACACTATCAGAAAAGATCTGTGAAGATTTCACATTGCGTTGTAATTCTGGAGCAAAGGTGTTATGGCAAGCCATTGGAGTATGCCCTATTGTAACAATTAAAGTGGAGAATAAATCAGCCTGTAATATGGTATTATCTGTACACCGCTCTCAGGATGCTTCGGCATCATCACAAGTGATATTGCCTGATGGTGTTGCAATTATTACAGCAGACAATCTTCAAAAGGTTGAAATCTCTTGCCAAGGCACGGCGAACGAAGAATGCTGTGGGTTTTTTAGTCTATTTATTCATATTCCACTACATTGA
- a CDS encoding spore coat associated protein CotJA: MAGRSVRKQKQLHKHMKGKELEPSAYPPMPVCPVRPMPFDQLYPQFPLPEAIMRGTLFPWLYDPYHPEHCS, from the coding sequence ATGGCAGGTCGTTCTGTAAGAAAGCAGAAACAACTGCATAAGCATATGAAGGGAAAGGAGCTAGAGCCGTCTGCATACCCACCTATGCCCGTCTGCCCAGTTCGTCCCATGCCCTTCGACCAGCTATATCCGCAATTTCCACTGCCAGAGGCAATCATGCGTGGTACGCTGTTTCCTTGGCTCTATGATCCGTATCATCCCGAGCATTGCAGCTAA
- a CDS encoding VOC family protein — MKQPSPIQGLHAVVIFVKDLEKQKHFYGDILGLEVEGDYGDAIFYRCGDQKIALFEQSHHREGSKRLEGAKKGISHLEFIISKEQQEAWNEYLTLAGHHAYRENFEDADGNLFHFVFR; from the coding sequence ATGAAGCAACCATCACCCATTCAGGGGCTCCATGCGGTTGTGATTTTTGTGAAGGATTTAGAGAAGCAGAAACATTTTTATGGGGACATCTTGGGGCTTGAAGTGGAAGGTGATTATGGTGATGCCATCTTTTATCGCTGTGGGGATCAGAAGATCGCGCTGTTTGAACAGAGCCATCACAGAGAGGGAAGTAAACGCTTAGAGGGTGCGAAGAAAGGGATCTCCCATCTGGAGTTCATCATCTCGAAGGAGCAACAGGAAGCATGGAACGAGTATCTTACATTAGCAGGACATCATGCATACCGAGAGAATTTTGAGGATGCAGATGGGAACCTCTTTCATTTTGTTTTTCGTTAA